The Clostridium sporogenes genome contains a region encoding:
- a CDS encoding histidine triad nucleotide-binding protein has translation MKNCIFCKILKGEIPSSKVYEDELVYAFNDIDPVAPHHILIIPKEHISSLNDLTEENSKVISHIFMVAKKLAKDLNISEEGFRVVSNCGESAGQTVFHIHFHLIAGRNLQWPPG, from the coding sequence ATGAAAAATTGCATTTTTTGTAAAATATTAAAAGGAGAAATACCAAGTTCTAAAGTATATGAAGATGAATTGGTATATGCTTTTAATGATATAGATCCGGTGGCACCACATCATATTCTTATAATCCCTAAAGAACATATAAGTTCTTTAAATGATTTAACAGAAGAAAATAGTAAGGTTATAAGTCATATATTTATGGTAGCTAAAAAATTAGCTAAGGATCTTAATATATCAGAAGAAGGCTTTAGAGTAGTTTCTAACTGTGGTGAATCAGCAGGGCAGACTGTTTTTCACATACATTTTCACTTAATTGCAGGTAGAAATTTAC